GCCCCCTGCGCGAAGCCGAAGGCGATGACGAGGCGGAGCAGCCAGCCGCGGTTCCCACCGGGCGCCATGATCGTGTCCTTCCCGGACTGCCGTGTCCCCACAACCGGCCCCGGGGCGAGTCCCCGGGAGCCGGCCCGATGATCAGATGATGCCGAACAGGATGCCCGCCGCGAGAATGACCAGGCTCGTCAGGACCGCCCACTTCACCACGAACCGCGTGTGGTCGCCGAACTCGACCTTGGCCATGCCGACCAGGACGTACACGGCCGGGACGAGCGGGCTGGACATGTGCAGCGGCTGGCCGACGATCGAGGCGCGGGCGATCTCCAGGGTCGACACCCCGTGCGCCTGGCCGGCCTCGGCGAGCACGGGCAGGACACCGAAGTAGAAGCCGTCGTTCGACATGAAGTAGGTGAGCGGCAGGCTCAGCAGACCGGTGACCAGGCCCATGTGCGGGCCCATGCCCTCGGGGATGGTGTCCACCAGCCAGTTGGCCATGTGGTCGACCATGCCGGTGCCGGTGAGGACGCCGGTGAAGACGGCGGCGGCGAAGACCATGCCGGAGACGTTGAGGACGTTGTCGGCGTGGGCCGCGATCCGGGCCTTCTGGTCGGGGATGTGCGGGAAGTTGACGGTGAGCGCGAGCGCGGCGCCGAGCAGGAAGAGCACCGGGATCGGCAGCAGCTCCATGATCATGGCGCTGAGCAGCGCGACCGTGAGCAGCGCGTTGAACCAGTAGAGCTTGGGACGCAGGGTGGCCCGGTTCGGGTCGAGGCCCTGGAAGTCGTCGTCGGAGGCGTCGCCCTCCGCGGCGGGGTCACGCGAGTCCCCGGCGCCCGCGGACGCCTTCTCCGCACCGGCACCGGCCCCGGCACCCGTGCTCGAAGCCGCGCTCGCACCCGTACGGCCCCCCGCCCCGGCGCCGACCAGCACCGTCTCGCTCTCCGGCTCCCGCACCAGCGCCTCGTCCAGCGTCAGCGTGCCCACGCGCCGGCGCTCGCGCAGGCCGAGCACGTACGCGAGGACGACGACCGCGAGCAGACCGACGGCCAGGGCCGGGATCATCGGGACGAAGATGTCGGTGGCGTCGACCTTCAGCGCGGTGGCGGCGCGGGCGGTGGGCCCGCCCCAGGGCAGCGTGTTCATCACACCGTTGGCCATGGCCGCGACACCGGTCATCACGACCAGGCTCATCTTCAGGCGCTTGTACAGCGGGTACATCGCCGAGACCGTGATCATGAAGGTGGTGGAGCCGTCGCCGTCCAGCGAGACGATCGCGGCGAGCAGGGCCGTGCCGACGACGATCCGCATCGGGTCGGCCTTGCAGAACTTCAGGATGGCCCGGACGATCGGGTCGAAGAGTCCGACGTCGATCATCACCCCGAAGTAGACGATCGCGAACATGAGCATCGCCGCGGTGGGGGCGAGGCTGGACACGCCGTCGATGACGTAGTCACCGAGGTGGGCGCCCTTGCCGACGAACACGCAGAACAGCGCGGGGATCAGCACGAGCGCCGCGATCGGCGACATCTTCTTCATCATGATCAGGACCAGGAAGGTCGCGATCATGGCGAAGCCGAGGATGGTCAGCATGAATGAGTACCTAACGTTCGCCCTTGAACATCCCACCGGGGCAGGCGGTGCGAGCGACGTTAGGTGCCGTGTACGCGCGTTAACAAGACGTTGACACGCGAGCAATAAGCGCAAAACTCCAGGTCACAGCTTTGCTCAGATCACCGGGCCGACCTCGACGGGTACACAGTTGAGGACCGCGTTGCCCGAGAGCGGGTCGAGCACGCTGCCGTCGAGGAGCTGGTTGACGTTGACGCCGGGATCGGTGGCGGCATGGGTCAGACGGGTGCCCGGCCGGTCGTGCCCCCAGCCGTGCGGGAGGCTGACCACGCCCGGCCGGACCGCGTCGGTGACCTCGGCGGGAGCGGTCACCTCCCCGCCGGCGCCCTTCACGCGCACGTCCTCCCCGGTGCGCACGCCGAGCCGTGCGGCGTCGTCGGGGTGGAGGTGCAGCGTGCAGCGGTTGGAGCCGCCGGTGAGGGCCGGGACGTTGTGCATCCAGCTGTTGTTGGACCGCAGGTGGCGGCGGCCGACGAGGACGAGCCCGTCGGGGCGCTCGGCCAGGGCCCGCCGCAGCCGCGGCAGGTCGTCGGCGATCGGCCCCGGCAGCAACTCCACCCTGCCGCTGCGGGTCTTCAGCGGCTGCGGCAGCCGCGGGCGCAGCGGCCCGAGGTCGATGCCGTGCGGGTGGTCGAGCAGCCGCCGGAGGGACAGCCCGTCCGGGCGTACGCCGAAGCCGTCGCCGTAGGGGCCCAGGCGCAACATCATGTCCAGCCGTCGTTCGGGGCCGTTCTCGCCGGTGAGCCGTGCGGTCAGTTCGCCGGGGTCGCGTCCGTGCACGGGTGAGTGCGGGTCGCGGACGGACCGGCCGAGGGTCTGCTCGATCACCATCGCGTCGACGGCGGCCGGGTCGGTCCCGTGCATGCCGGTGGCGGCCAGGGTCAGCCGGGCCAGGATCTCGGTCTCGGCCAGGCGTCCGGGCTCCAGCGGGACGGCGGGCCGGGTGTAGCGGACCTGGTTGCGTACGGCGAGGGTGTTGAAGGCGAAGTCGTGGTGCGGGCTCTGGGCCGGCGGGGGCGGCGGCAGGACGACGTGGGCGTGGCGCGAGGTCTCGTTCAGGTAGGGGTCGACGCTGACCATGAAGTCGAGTGAGCCCAGCGCCTTGTCGAGCCGGTCGCCGTCCGGTGCCGACAGGACGGGGTTGGCGGCGACGGTGATCAGGGCGCGGACCGGCTCGCCCTCGTCGGTGGCGGTGTCGATCTCCTCGGCGAGGGCGGACAGCGGCAGCTCGCCCTTGGCCTCCGGATGCCCGCTCACCCGGGAGCGCCAGCGCCCGAGCGCGAAGCCCCGGCCCGGCCCGGCGGGGCGGGGCGTCCGGTCGGTGGCCGCCTGCGGGAAGAGGGCACCGCCGGGCCGGTCCAGGTTGCCGGTGAGGACGTTGAGGACGTCCACGAGCCAGCTGGCGAGGGTGCCGTGCGGGACGGTGCAGCTGCCGATGCGGCCGTAGACGGCGGCGGTGGGGGCCGCGGCGAGTTCACGGGCGAGGGCGCGCGTCACGCCGGCGTCCACGTCACAGGCCGCGGCGACGGCCTCCGGCGTGAAGTCCCGCACCGAGGCGGCGAGTTCGTCCAGGCCCTCGACGTGCGGGGCGAGCTCGCCGAGTGCCACCAGGCCCTCTTCGAACAGCACGTGGGCCATCGCGGCGAGCAGCAGCGCGTCGGTGCCGGGGCGGATCGCCACGTGCCGGTCGGCGAGCTTCGCGGTGCGGGTGCGGCGCGGGTCGATGACGGTGAGGGTGCCGCCGCGGGCCCTGAGCGCCTTGAGGCGGCCGGGGAAGTCGGGCGCGGTGCACAGACTGCCGTTGGACTCCAGCGGGTTGGCCCCGATGAGCAGGAGGTGGTCGGTGCGGTCCAGGTCGGGCACCGGGATGGCGTTGGCGTCGCCGAAGAGCAGCCCGCTGGAGACGTGCTTGGGCATCTGGTCGACCGTGGAGGCGGTGAAGAGGCTGCGGGTGCCGAGGGCGCCGAGCAGAACGGGCGGGTAGAGGGCACCGGCCACGGTGTGCACGTTGGGGTTGCCGAGGACGACGCCGACGGAGTGCGAGCCGTGTCGTTCGACGACGGACCGGACACCGGCGGCGACCGCGTCGAAGGCCTCCTCCCAGGTGGCCTCGCGCAACGCGCCGTCCCTGCGCACCAGGGGCGCGCGCAGCCGGTCGGGATCGGAGTCGACGGCGCCGAAGGACGCGCCCTTGGGGCAGATGAACCCGCGGCTGAAGACGTCGTCGCGGTCGCCCCGGGCGGCGGTGACCGTGGTGCCCTCGATGGTGAGGGCCAGGCCGCAGGTGGCCTCGCACAGGGGGCAGATACGCAGGGCGGTGCGGGACACGGGTCCTCCCAGGGGGCGGCGGCAGCGGCGCTTCCTCGCGGTGAGCATACCGACCGGTAGGCATGTTGGGGAGCCCCGCGTGGAGGCCGTGCGGCACCGGCCCGTCACTCCAGTACGCGCCCCAGGTACGCCCGCAGCAGTTCCCGGGCCTCCTCGATGATCTTCTCGTCCCCGTCCGGCGCGACCCGGAAGGCGAGCTGGACCAGGGAGTCGGCGGTCTCCACGGCGACGAGGAAGACGCGGCGCAGATCGTCGTCGGGGCGGCGGCCGAGGTAGCCGGAGAGCAGCTCGGTGAGCCGGTCGGCGACCCGGTGGTTGGGGACGGCGTGGCGGCCGCCGACCGGGACCTGGTTGCCGAAGTCGATCAGGGAGAAGCCGGGCGCGGTGCGCTTCATCGCCAGGTACTCGTCGAGCACCGCGTCCAGCGCCCCGCGCCAGCCGCCGTCGCCGGTCTCGGTCAGCCGTTCGGTGACGCGCTCCGCGTAGCGCTCGAGGTTGCGCTGGGCGAGCGCGTCCACCATCTGCCGCTTGTTGCCGAAGAAGCGGTACACCGAGCCGATGGGGACGTCCGCGCGCAGGGCGACGGCCCGGGTGCTCAGGGCGTCGTAGCCGACCTCGTCGAGGAGGTCGGCGCAGGCGTCGAGGATCCGGGTCAGCCGTTCGGCGCTGCGCCGCTGCACGGGGGCCCGGCGGAGCGAGGTCGCGTGGGACACGGGTCTCATGATGCCCTTCCGCCGGGGTCCGGTGAACTGTGACCTTCAGTACGGTGCGGGCCGACGCCTCCGTTCACCGGGCCGCCGCGCCTGCGGAGCGGACCCGTCCCCCGGCGCTCACCGGGCCACCGCGCGTGCGGAGCGGACCCGTCCCCCGGCGCTCACCGGACCGCCGCGCGTGCGGAGCGGACCCGTCCCCCGGCGCTCACCGGACCACCGCGCATACCGAGAAGCCACGCCCCGACACTCATCGGGCCACCGCCCGTCCGGAAAGAGCCCGCGCCCCGGCACTCACCGGGCCGCCGCCCACGCGCGCGGGACCCGCCCCCCGGCGCTCACCGGACCACCGCGCGTGCGGGCCGGCCCTGTTCCTCGATCTTCTCCGGCTCCGTCGCCTCCGTGGGCTCCGCGCCCGAGGCCGTGATGTCCGCCGTGCTCTCGACGGGCTCGCCGTCGACGGCCCAGACGGTGCCGTCGTCGGCGTACAGGCGGACCGTGACCTGGTGTGTGCCGCGCGGGACGAGGCCGGCGGCGAGGCGGTGCTCCGGGCCGCGCAGGCGGGTGACGAGGTCGCCGTCGAGGAAGAGGTGGGCGACGCCGCGGCCGGCCACCGCCTTCGCCTCCGTACCGGGCGGCGAGAACCTGAAGCCGCGGACGGTCAGGCGTACGTCCCAGCCGTCGTCGCTCTCGGGCTGCACCTCGATGCCGACCTCGGGCGCCTGCGCTCCGTCCACCTCCCGGTAGCGCCGGCCCT
This region of Streptomyces ambofaciens ATCC 23877 genomic DNA includes:
- a CDS encoding TetR/AcrR family transcriptional regulator — protein: MRPVSHATSLRRAPVQRRSAERLTRILDACADLLDEVGYDALSTRAVALRADVPIGSVYRFFGNKRQMVDALAQRNLERYAERVTERLTETGDGGWRGALDAVLDEYLAMKRTAPGFSLIDFGNQVPVGGRHAVPNHRVADRLTELLSGYLGRRPDDDLRRVFLVAVETADSLVQLAFRVAPDGDEKIIEEARELLRAYLGRVLE
- a CDS encoding CitMHS family transporter, whose protein sequence is MLTILGFAMIATFLVLIMMKKMSPIAALVLIPALFCVFVGKGAHLGDYVIDGVSSLAPTAAMLMFAIVYFGVMIDVGLFDPIVRAILKFCKADPMRIVVGTALLAAIVSLDGDGSTTFMITVSAMYPLYKRLKMSLVVMTGVAAMANGVMNTLPWGGPTARAATALKVDATDIFVPMIPALAVGLLAVVVLAYVLGLRERRRVGTLTLDEALVREPESETVLVGAGAGGRTGASAASSTGAGAGAGAEKASAGAGDSRDPAAEGDASDDDFQGLDPNRATLRPKLYWFNALLTVALLSAMIMELLPIPVLFLLGAALALTVNFPHIPDQKARIAAHADNVLNVSGMVFAAAVFTGVLTGTGMVDHMANWLVDTIPEGMGPHMGLVTGLLSLPLTYFMSNDGFYFGVLPVLAEAGQAHGVSTLEIARASIVGQPLHMSSPLVPAVYVLVGMAKVEFGDHTRFVVKWAVLTSLVILAAGILFGII
- a CDS encoding molybdopterin-dependent oxidoreductase is translated as MSRTALRICPLCEATCGLALTIEGTTVTAARGDRDDVFSRGFICPKGASFGAVDSDPDRLRAPLVRRDGALREATWEEAFDAVAAGVRSVVERHGSHSVGVVLGNPNVHTVAGALYPPVLLGALGTRSLFTASTVDQMPKHVSSGLLFGDANAIPVPDLDRTDHLLLIGANPLESNGSLCTAPDFPGRLKALRARGGTLTVIDPRRTRTAKLADRHVAIRPGTDALLLAAMAHVLFEEGLVALGELAPHVEGLDELAASVRDFTPEAVAAACDVDAGVTRALARELAAAPTAAVYGRIGSCTVPHGTLASWLVDVLNVLTGNLDRPGGALFPQAATDRTPRPAGPGRGFALGRWRSRVSGHPEAKGELPLSALAEEIDTATDEGEPVRALITVAANPVLSAPDGDRLDKALGSLDFMVSVDPYLNETSRHAHVVLPPPPPAQSPHHDFAFNTLAVRNQVRYTRPAVPLEPGRLAETEILARLTLAATGMHGTDPAAVDAMVIEQTLGRSVRDPHSPVHGRDPGELTARLTGENGPERRLDMMLRLGPYGDGFGVRPDGLSLRRLLDHPHGIDLGPLRPRLPQPLKTRSGRVELLPGPIADDLPRLRRALAERPDGLVLVGRRHLRSNNSWMHNVPALTGGSNRCTLHLHPDDAARLGVRTGEDVRVKGAGGEVTAPAEVTDAVRPGVVSLPHGWGHDRPGTRLTHAATDPGVNVNQLLDGSVLDPLSGNAVLNCVPVEVGPVI